Below is a window of Halomicrobium mukohataei DSM 12286 DNA.
TCGGACCCGGACGGTCGCCGAACACACGGCTCGCCAGCCGAGTCGCGAGCGACGATTCGGCGTTTGGACGGACGCTCGAACCGTTTCTGTCGGAAGGTGGGGCGTACCAGCAGCGCTTCGACGCACAGCCGCTGGCGGGCGCGATCAGGACGGCCGAGTACCCCAGTGACATCGTCGTCCGGACGGTCATCGTGACCGACGACAGCCGCCCGGACGAACTGCGAGCGGCGGTCCGGCGTGCCAGCCGGAACGGCAGCACCGTCGCGGTCTTCATGACGCCGACGGCGCTGTTCGAGTCGAGCGAACTCACCGATCTCGCTGGGGCCTACAGCGACTACGTCGCCTTCGAGGAGTTCCGGCGCGAACTCGCCGGCATGGAGGGCGTCGACGCCTACGAGATCGGCCCCGGTGACCGACTCTCGGCGGTGCTGTCGGCGGGCCGAACGCGGCGACGGAGGGAGTCGGCGTGAGCGTCGAGGACGGCCCCGAGGGCCTGGGCGGTGCCCTCGCCGCGGATTCGAGAACGGCCCCGGCCGTCGTGGGGGCGGGTGCGTTGCTGAGCGTTCTCACGGGCTGGCTCGTCGCCGGACTCGGCGGCGCACTGGCTGGCGTGGTCGTCGTGGCCGCTTGGCTCGTCGTCTCTCCGATCGTCGTCCTCGCGCTGGGGTACGTGCTGCTGGCTGCGGTCCTGCCGGAGAACGCGCCGCTCGCGACCCTCGGGCTCGCCCAGGCCCCCATGGTCGTCGTGTTCGCCGGCAGCGTCCTCGACGCCGACAGGCCGATTCGAACGCTCTGGCAGGGCGTCGTCGCGCTGACGGCGCTGTCGCTCGTCGTCGCGGGTAGTATCGCAACGTTCGGGACGCGCTGGCAGGTGGCCGCGGTCCTCGTCGCCGTGGTCGCCGTCGCCGGCTACGGACTGCACCGCTACACTGTCGCGACACTGGAGGTCACCGATGAGTACTGATCACGCGACCGAACACCAGCAGACGACGGACGAATCGACACCCGACGACGAGCTGTCGCCGGAGTTAGCGGCACGACTGGAGACGCTGCGAGCCGAGAACGAACGACTCCGGTCGTCGTACGCTCGTGCCCGCCAGAGCCAGTACCGACAGACCGCGATCGGCTTCGCCGCCGTCGGCCTCGTCGCGACGATCGGGGGCGTCGTCTTTCCCTCGACCCGGACGATACTGCTCGCACTGGGCGGGACCGGCGTGTTCGCCGCCGTCCTGACGTGGTTCGTCACGCCCGAGCGGTTCGTCTCGGCCTCGGTCGGCGACGCCGTCTACGAGGCGCTGGCCCGCAATCACGAACGGCTCTGTCGGGAGCTCGGTCTCACCGACAGGCGGATATACGTCCCGACCGCCGATCCGGCGACCGGCGTCCGCCTGTTCGTTCCACAGCAGACGCCGTTCGAGATTCCAGATGCAGACGACCTGTCGGCGCTGTTCGTCGTCACGGACGAGGCGGCGACGCGCGGTGTGGCGCTGCGCCCGACCGGCGAGACGCTGTTCGGGGAGTTCGAGTCGGCGCTGAGCGGATCGTTAGCGGACACGCCCGACGAGATCGCGACGCAGGTTCGCGCGGCGATCGTCGAGCAGTTCGAGATCGCCGACGCCGTCGAGCTGGACCTCGACCGAGCGGACGGCAGACTCACGGTGTCGGTCGACGACAGCGTCTACGGCGACCTCGGTCGATTCGATCACCCGATCGTCTCGATCGCGGCCGTCGCCCTCGCACGCGGACTCGAACGGCCGATTCGAGCCGAACTTGCCGGCGAGGAGAACGTGGCGACACTGCGCTGGGAGCCCGCTCAAGCGGGCGACGACGAGACTGCTGTCGACGAGACGAGTGACAGCGAGACCGACGACGACGGCGAGTAAGCGGACCTATTCCACGCTGCCGCCGTCCGTGGCGCTCTCTTCGACATCTGCCATCTCCGTGGCGGCGGCCAGCTCTGTCTCGGAGTCGCCGCCGGGCGGTGTCACGTCCGCCAGGACATCATCGATCACCGACGCCGGAGACACGTCGCTCAGCTCCGCGTCGGCCGTCAGAACGAGCCGGTGAAGCAAGACCGCGCGGGCGAGCGCCTTCACGTCGTCCGGAATGACGTACTCGCGGCCGTGGATCGCCGCGCGAGCCTTCGCGACGTTGAGCAGTCCGAGCGACGCGCGCATCGATCCCCCGTGTTCGACATCGGGATGGTCTCGGGTCGCCGCGACCAGATCGAGCACGTATTCGCGAACGCTGTCGGCGACGTGAACGTCGCTCACGACCTCGCGTGCGGCGGTCAGAGTCTCGGTGTCGACGACCTGTTCGACGCTCTCGGCGTCCAGCTCTGGAGCGTCGTTGAAGCGGTCGAGGACGCGTCGCTCCTCGTCTCGATCGGGGATGTCGACGGTGAGCTTCAGCAGGAAGCGGTCGCGCTGGGCCTCCGGCAACTCGAAGGTCCCCTCCATCTCGATGGGGTTCTGCGTGGCGATGACCACGAACGGATCGGGGAGCGCGAGCGTCTCGCCCTCGATGGTGACGTGGCCCTCTTCCATGGCCTCCAGGAGCGCCGACTGGGTTTTCGGCGTCGCGCGGTTGATCTCGTCGGCGACGACGAGGTTGGCGAAGATCGGCCCCTTCTGGAGCTGGAACTCGCCGGTCTGGCTGCGGTAGACGCTGGTTCCTGTGATGTCGGCCGGCAGCAGGTCCGGCGTCATCTGGACGCGCGTGTACGCGAGCCCGCTCGCGCGAGCGAACGACTGTGCGAGCGTCGTCTTCGCGACACCGGGGACGCCTTCGAGGAGGACGTGGCCCCGGCTCAGCAAAGCGATCGTGAGGTGTTCGACGAGTTCGTCGTGTCCCACGAGCACCGTCCCGACCTCGTCGCGGACGGTCTCGTACAGGGCGGCTGGCTCAGTCATTGCCATCACCTTCCGCCCGTCGCTCCATAATGGCTTGCGTTACGCGCTCGACGCGCTCGGCGTCCCACTCGGGGTGGCGAGCCGTCACGCCGCGGACGATCGCCGCTCGGTCGCGTGGCGGTCGGGCCGGATCGTCCGAGCCGAAGCGGCGTCTCAGCGCCGACACTGCGTCCAACAGGGCAACGTGACCGGCCAGGACTCCGAGCAGCGCCGTTCCGACGACCGCCTGTAAGAGCGCCGACCCGCGGAGCGAAAGCACCAGCGCCTGAAGCGGGGGGAGGCTGCCCGCGTGGGACACGTCGAGGACGACGGTGTCCGAGCCCGCCAGGAGGGCGTGGCTAAACGCGCGGTTGTCGCCGCGTTCGAGCATCGCGTTGATGAACACGCTCGGGTCACTGACGGCGATCACCCGGCCCTCGCCGACGCGTTCGGCCGTGGCGACCGGGTACCGGGCGACCGTCTCGTCGTCGTCCAGTTCCTCGTTGCCGTTCCGGTCGAGGTAGGCGTAGGGAGAACTCGCCGCGAGGACCGTCGCGTTCGTCGCTCGAACGGCTCGCATCGTCTCGTTTGGAGCGCCGGTGTCGGTGGTGCCGGCCGCGCGGACCGCCGTCCCGTGGTTCAGGACGATCGTCTCGACGCTGTCGTTGTCCAGTCCGACCGCCGTGGCGACCGGCAGCGCCGGCCCGTTCTCGTAGCGGCGTTCGTCCCGCAGCGAAGCGCCGTCGAACCGGGTCTGGGCCCCGACGCTCCGGAGCAACCGGTTCCCGTTTGGCCCCACGTCTTCGGCGACCAGCAGCGTGCCCCCGGCCTCGACGAACCGTCGGATCGATCGGCGCTCCCGCTCGCTGTACTGCTCGGCGGGCGAGAGGATCACGGCCAGCGTCCCCTCGGCGTCGGCGGGGTCGTAGACGCTCGTGTTCTGCCCGATCGACAGCTCCTCGGCGTCGTCTGCGGCCAGCGAGCGGAACTCGCTGGTCCCGTCCCAGGCCGGGTTGTACGAGCCGAAGGCACCGCCCGACGTGCTCCCGGCGACGAGCAGTCCGAGAGTGACGACGACGGCGAAGCCGGCCAGCACGACGCGCGGGTAGTCGACGGCCACGTCAGAGCACCCCCGGTGGTAGGATGGCGAGAATGCGCCTGATGACGACGTAGCCGAACGCGAGCAAACCGAGCAGGACGAGCCACTTGAGGCGGGCCCGCCAGTGTGGCATCACCTCGAAGGGAGCCGTCAGCTCGATCACGACCAGAAAGCCGATCAGCGAGACGACGAAGAACAGTTCCAGAGACAGCGAGCCAAGCAGCGCCAGCGCGACGATCGTCGCGCTCATCCAGGCGACCTGGCCGACGACGAACCGCTGGCGGCGCGGCGTTGTCATTGGCGCAATCGAACGGTCGGCGAGGGTATAAGGTACCGGGATACAGCGCGAAGGAACAGGGTATTGTCGCTGGAACGTCTCCCGTGTCGTATGTGGCCGTGGGGACACCTCGCCGTCGGCTATCTCTGTTACTCGCTGCTGGCCCGGGCGACAGATCGGCGCGTGTCGCTGGTCGCGGTCGTCGCCGTGGCGGCGGGCACGCAGTTCCCGGACCTGATCGACAAGCCACTCGCCTGGACGGTCGCCGTGTTACCCAACGGCCGATCGCTGGCTCACTCGCTGATCACGGCAGCGGTCGTCGGCGTCGCCCTCGTCGCCGTCGCACGCGCCGTCGACGCACGCGACGAGTCCCGACCGCTCGGGGCCGACGGTGGCACTACCGCGATCCGTCCGACTGCGCTCCACCTCGCCGGCGCGTTCGTGCTGGGCTACGGCACACACCTCCTGAGCGACGGACTCCATGCGATCGTCGACGGCGATTTCGCCATGCTGGCCTATCTGGCGTGGCCGCTGGTCCCGGCGATCGAGTACGGCGGTCCGAAGAGCTTCGTCGGACACGTCGCGTCCCTGGAGCTGACGCCGTTTCTCGCACTGGAGTTCCTGCTGGTCGGCGTGTCGCTCCTCGTCTGGAACGCCGACGGCAGACCGGGTCTGGGACGGATTGTACAAGCCATCAGACGGTAGCCGTCGACGGATACACGCATAGATGGGCACGTTAGCTCATGAATGGGGCCGTCAAAGTGTCGACAGGACGCCTATCGAGAGATCTGACAGCTATTGATCCAGTAATGTGAGAGAGGCGTTCCTGTACCTGAGAATATCTGTCCAAACACCCACATCAACAGCCACCTTCGAAAATACAACCCCATAAGTGGTTATCGAGAGACAGAATAGCGGTTCTGGCCACGGTCGTCGACACCGACTATCCGCCCGTGCTCGACGGGAGAGAAACGCCTCCTTCGAGACGTGACCGATGGAAGACCGAAACCGTCACCTATTCAACTTCCCGTGTTGTTACCCGACTACTATGGGTCTGTCACCAGACGGGAGAGTCGAACAGACGGATATCTATCGCGAACTCGGGGTCCGGGAGGTCGTCAACGCCGCCGGGACGAAGACACGGATCGGGGGCAGCCTGATTCGGGAAGAAGCACTCGAAGCGATGAACAGCGCGGCCGAGGGGTTCGTCGAACTCGGTGACCTGCAGGCGCGGGCCAGCGAACTGATCCGCGATGTCACCGGGGCCGAAGCGGGATACGTCACCTCGGGGGCCGACGCCGGTCTCCTGCTGGGCGCGGCCGCCGCCATCGCCGGCTCGGACGTACAGGCGATGGATCGGCTGCCCGACACCGACGGGCTGGCCGACGAGATCGTCATGCCCCGCACCCACCGGACGGGCTACGATCACGCGCTGCGGGCCGCGGGCGCGACGATCGTCGACGTGGGGACCAACGACTTCCACCTCGGGACGGGCGCGACCAACGTCGAGCCCTGGGAGATCGAGCGCGCCATCGGCGAAGAGACCGCCGCCGTCGGCTACGTCCAGAAGAGCTACACCCAGCCGGACCTCGAGACGGTCGTCGAGATCGCTCACGACCACGACGTGCCGGTGATCGTCGACGCCGCCGCGGAGGTGCCCCCGATCGACAACCTCGAACGGTTCGTCGAGACCGGCGCGGACCTCGTCGTGTTCAGCGGCGGGAAAGCCATCCGCGGCCCCCAGACGACCGGGATCGTCGCGGGTCGCAAGGATCTGATCCAGTCGATCGCGCTCCAGCACCTCGATATGCACGTCGCCCGCGAGGCCTGGGACCCGCCGCGTGAACTGATCGACCCGGACAGCGTCGACGGCGTCCCGCGCCAGGGAATCGGCCGACCGATGAAAGTCGGCAAGGAGGAGCTGGCCGGACTGATCCGCGCACTGGAGGTGTTCGTCGATCTCGACTACGACGCGCTCAGTGCCGAGTGGCAGCGCCAGGCCGAGCGCGCGGCCGACGCGCTGAACGCGGAAGACCACCTGACCGCCACCGTCAGCGGCGGCGAGGGCGAGAACGTCTCGCCGGTCACCGAGGTCACCCTCGACGAGACGCTGTCGGCCGTCGAACTGGTCAAAGCCCTCCGCGACGAGGACCCTCGCGTCTACGTCGGCGCGGACGGGATGGGCGACAACGAGATCGCGATCAATCCGATGTGTCTCGACGACGAGGAACTGGACTACGTCGTCGAACGCATCCGCGACAATCTCTAGGCGGCCATTCGTCACGCCTGCGGTCGACCGGGCAATCGATCACCCGCACTTATTGTCGAGCCACACGAGTGGTCCCACATGGAAATCACGGACTACGAGCTGTACGGGGTGCCGCCGCGGTGGCTGTTCCTGCGTCTGGAAACTGACGAGGGGGTCACCGGGTGGGGCGAGCCGGTCGTCGAGGGGCGAGCCGAGACCGTCAGGGCGGCCGTCGAAGAGATCATGGACTCGTACCTGCTGGGGAAAGATCCACGCCGGATCGAGGACCACTGGCAGGCGATGTATCGCGGCAGCTTCTATCGGGGCGGCCCGATCCTGATGAGCGCCATCGCCGGCATCGATCAGGCGCTGTGGGACATCAAGGGCAAGCAGTACGGGCTACCGGTCCACGAACTGCTCGGCGGGCGCAGCCGAGACAAGATCAGAGTGTACCAGTGGGTGGGGGGCAACCGACCGGAGGAGCTGGCCGCCGAGGCCGACCAGCTGGTCGACGCCGGCTACACCGCGCTGAAGATGGACGCGACCCACCAGATGCGCCACATCGAGTCCCGGGAGACGATCGAGGAGATCGTCGATCGCGTCGAGCACGTCCGCGAGGCAGTCGGCGATCACATCGACATCGGCGTCGACTTCCGGGGGCGCGTCTCGAAGTCGATGGCGAAGACGCTGACCCACCGCCTCAGCGATCTCGGCCTGATGTTCATCGAGGAGCCGGTGTTGCCCGAGAACGTCGAGCACCTGCCGGCGATCGCCGCCCAGACCCGCGCCCCGATCGCCGCGGGCGAACGGCTCTACTCCCGGTGGGACTTCAAACGGCTGTTCGACACGGGAGCGATCGACGTGATCCAGCCGGACGTGTCCCACGCAGGAGGGATCTCCGAGATGGTCAAGATCGCAAACACCGCCGAGACTCACGACGTGGCAGTCGCACCCAACTGTCCGCTGGGCCCGATCGCACTGGCGGCCTCGCTGCAGGTCGACACCTACGTCCCGAACTTCTTCGTGCAGGATCACGGCTTCGACATCCATCTCCCCGCGTCCGACCGGACCCACCAGTACGTCACGGACGATCCGTTCGTGTTCGACGACGGCTACGTCGAAGTGTTGGACGATCCTGGACTGGGGGTCAACATCGATCGATCGCTCGTCGAGGAGCGTGCCGAGGCCAACGTC
It encodes the following:
- a CDS encoding aminotransferase class V-fold PLP-dependent enzyme — its product is MGLSPDGRVEQTDIYRELGVREVVNAAGTKTRIGGSLIREEALEAMNSAAEGFVELGDLQARASELIRDVTGAEAGYVTSGADAGLLLGAAAAIAGSDVQAMDRLPDTDGLADEIVMPRTHRTGYDHALRAAGATIVDVGTNDFHLGTGATNVEPWEIERAIGEETAAVGYVQKSYTQPDLETVVEIAHDHDVPVIVDAAAEVPPIDNLERFVETGADLVVFSGGKAIRGPQTTGIVAGRKDLIQSIALQHLDMHVAREAWDPPRELIDPDSVDGVPRQGIGRPMKVGKEELAGLIRALEVFVDLDYDALSAEWQRQAERAADALNAEDHLTATVSGGEGENVSPVTEVTLDETLSAVELVKALRDEDPRVYVGADGMGDNEIAINPMCLDDEELDYVVERIRDNL
- a CDS encoding DUF4350 domain-containing protein yields the protein MAVDYPRVVLAGFAVVVTLGLLVAGSTSGGAFGSYNPAWDGTSEFRSLAADDAEELSIGQNTSVYDPADAEGTLAVILSPAEQYSERERRSIRRFVEAGGTLLVAEDVGPNGNRLLRSVGAQTRFDGASLRDERRYENGPALPVATAVGLDNDSVETIVLNHGTAVRAAGTTDTGAPNETMRAVRATNATVLAASSPYAYLDRNGNEELDDDETVARYPVATAERVGEGRVIAVSDPSVFINAMLERGDNRAFSHALLAGSDTVVLDVSHAGSLPPLQALVLSLRGSALLQAVVGTALLGVLAGHVALLDAVSALRRRFGSDDPARPPRDRAAIVRGVTARHPEWDAERVERVTQAIMERRAEGDGND
- a CDS encoding AAA family ATPase, with amino-acid sequence MTEPAALYETVRDEVGTVLVGHDELVEHLTIALLSRGHVLLEGVPGVAKTTLAQSFARASGLAYTRVQMTPDLLPADITGTSVYRSQTGEFQLQKGPIFANLVVADEINRATPKTQSALLEAMEEGHVTIEGETLALPDPFVVIATQNPIEMEGTFELPEAQRDRFLLKLTVDIPDRDEERRVLDRFNDAPELDAESVEQVVDTETLTAAREVVSDVHVADSVREYVLDLVAATRDHPDVEHGGSMRASLGLLNVAKARAAIHGREYVIPDDVKALARAVLLHRLVLTADAELSDVSPASVIDDVLADVTPPGGDSETELAAATEMADVEESATDGGSVE
- a CDS encoding metal-dependent hydrolase codes for the protein MWPWGHLAVGYLCYSLLARATDRRVSLVAVVAVAAGTQFPDLIDKPLAWTVAVLPNGRSLAHSLITAAVVGVALVAVARAVDARDESRPLGADGGTTAIRPTALHLAGAFVLGYGTHLLSDGLHAIVDGDFAMLAYLAWPLVPAIEYGGPKSFVGHVASLELTPFLALEFLLVGVSLLVWNADGRPGLGRIVQAIRR
- the dgoD gene encoding galactonate dehydratase, with amino-acid sequence MEITDYELYGVPPRWLFLRLETDEGVTGWGEPVVEGRAETVRAAVEEIMDSYLLGKDPRRIEDHWQAMYRGSFYRGGPILMSAIAGIDQALWDIKGKQYGLPVHELLGGRSRDKIRVYQWVGGNRPEELAAEADQLVDAGYTALKMDATHQMRHIESRETIEEIVDRVEHVREAVGDHIDIGVDFRGRVSKSMAKTLTHRLSDLGLMFIEEPVLPENVEHLPAIAAQTRAPIAAGERLYSRWDFKRLFDTGAIDVIQPDVSHAGGISEMVKIANTAETHDVAVAPNCPLGPIALAASLQVDTYVPNFFVQDHGFDIHLPASDRTHQYVTDDPFVFDDGYVEVLDDPGLGVNIDRSLVEERAEANVDWHNPIWRHEDGSIADW